In Camelina sativa cultivar DH55 chromosome 17, Cs, whole genome shotgun sequence, the genomic stretch CATACATTGAGATGAGTGAGGTTTGGTGCAAACAACAACCACGTCAAATCCTTAAGACCATTGCAACCAGCTATTAAAACTTTGGATAGATTTGGAAAGCTTGGGCTTGTCAGACTTGTGTTCCTTTCTATAATTATATCTCGCATTCCACATCCCCCTATGAAGACTTCCCGGAGATCGCCTATAGATGGCAACGTCAATATTCTGACTGATTCTTCGTCGAGAAATTTAATAGATACCTTCTGAAGACATCTCACCAACCTGTGAGAGCATAACAGTTGTTCCAAAGCTGAACTTGACGTGATCTCTATGGTTAGAACTTCTAAATTCTCCAAGCGTTTTAGCTCCTCCAGTAAGCTTATAGTTAGCCACATTCTCAAATTTAGTAGCCTCAACGTCTTCAGACTCGGCAAATGATCAATCCCTGAAACACTCTCAAGGCACAACATAGACTCTAGATTCAGATGTACCAGATTTTTCAACTTTAGTAAACCAACTGGCAATCTCCCTATGCTTGAATCTGACAAGTCAAGATATCTCAATGAAACCAACTCTGATATTTGCTCCGGTAACCCTTTGAGATTGACGTTCCATGATAGATCTAATACAACTAATTTTGGCATAGACCGGAAGAACTCCCCAGAGATATTTACCAGAAGGCGGTTATCCTGAAGGAACAAAGTTGTAAGTTTGGGACACTCAGGACTGCCACTTATCTCTTTAATCCTATTATTCACCAATGACATCCTTCTCAACACTTTCCAATCCTTCACCTTTGGTATTTCGTTTAACCCAACACCAGCTCGTACAATACAATTTCCATTCTGATTCATGATGTCAGATGCTATCCATAGGGCCATCTCACGaacaacatcatgcatcttCACATATGACTTGTTGTTGAACTTTTCTCCTTCCACCAATAAAGAGGCACGCACAAGATTGCCAAGTATCACATGGCCTTTGTTTACAGCTCCTTCTTTACTTTCATATTCATCAATGAAGCCCTCGCAAATCCAATAATCTATCAGCCTCTCTTTTTCTATCAATGTATCTTCAGGAAACAGAGAGCAATATTTGAAACAAGATTTGACACTCTCACTTTCCAGATTATCATAGCTGTACTTCAAAATAGGAAGAATCTTCTCCTTCACAGCACCAAAATTTGCAGCATATGTTGTTAAAAAGTCTACTGCATGATCCCATTCTTGAGTTGTCTTCTTGCATGCCATTGTCTCTCCAATGACGTTTAGCGCTAGTGGCAAGCCACGACATGCTCGAGCAACTTTTCTTGCGATTTCAGGAATGTCAGGGTGGCTTCTTAATGTGATTTCTCCAACTTTTTCTTTGAACAAATCCCACGCATCAACTGTACCTAAACATCGGACTTCCATCGNGTTCCATGATAGATCTAATACAACTAATTTTGGCATAGACCGGAAGAACTCCCCAGAGATATTTACCAGAAGGCGGTTATCCTGAAGGAACAAAGTTGTAAGTTTGGGACACTCAGGACTGCCACTTATCTCTTTAATCCTATTATTCACCAATGACATCCTTCTCAACACTTTCCAATCCTTCACCTTTGGTATTTCGTTTAACCCAACACCAGCTCGTACAATACAATTTCCATTCTGATTCATGATGTCAGATGCTATCCATAGGGCCATCTCACGaacaacatcatgcatcttCACATATGACTTGTTGTTGAACTTTTCTCCTTCCACCAATAAAGAGGCACGCACAAGATTGCCAAGTATCACATGGCCTTTGTTTACAGCTCCTTCTTTACTTTCATATTCATCAATGAAGCCCTCGCAAATCCAATAATCTATCAGCCTCTCTTTTTCTATCAATGTATCTTCAGGAAACAGAGAGCAATATTTGAAACAAGATTTGACACTCTCACTTTCCAGATTATCATAGCTGTACTTCAAAATAGGAAGAATCTTCTCCTTCACAGCACCAAAATTTGCAGCATATGTTGTTAAAAAGTCTACTGCATGATCCCATTCTTGAGTTGTCTTCTTGCATGCCATTGTCTCTCCAATGACGTTTAGCGCTAGTGGCAAGCCACGACATGCTCGAGCAACTTTTCTTGCGATTTCAGGAATGTCAGGGTGGCTTCTTAATGTGATTTCCCCAACTTTTTCTTTGAACAAATCCCACGCATCAACTGTACCTAAACATCGGACTTCCATCGGATCATGAACCCCCATGCTCGCACATACACTTTGACAGCGAGTGGTGAATACTATTTTGCATCCGTTTTCACTTGTTGGATTCGGGATTCCAATCTCAGTTAGTTCCACTCTCTTCCATATGTCATCTAAAAGCAACACAAATCTCCTTTTGCTTAGAAAACTGTGTATGTCGACAGCCTTCTGGTTTTCACTTTTCTGGTTCCATTCCACGCCTTTAAATCCTANGGGACACTCAGGACTGCCACTTATCTCTTTAATCCTATTATTCACCAATGACATCCTTCTCAACACTTTCCAATCCTTCACCTTTGGTATTTCGTTTAACCCAACACCAGCTCGTACAATACAATTTCCATTCTGATTCATGATGTCAGATGCTATCCATAGGGCCATCTCACGaacaacatcatgcatcttCACATATGACTTGTTGTTGAACTTTTCTCCTTCCACCAATAAAGAGGCACGCACAAGATTGCCAAGTATCACATGGCCTTTGTTTACAGCTCCTTCTTTACTTTCATATTCATCAATGAAGCCCTCGCAAATCCAATAATCTATCAGCCTCTCTTTTTCTATCAATGTATCTTCAGGAAACAGAGAGCAATATTTGAAACAAGATTTGACACTCTCACTTTCCAGATTATCATAGCTGTACTTCAAAATAGGAAGAATCTTCTCCTTCACAGCACCAAAATTTGCAGCATATGTTGTTAAAAAGTCTACTGCATGATCCCATTCTTGAGTTGTCTTCTTGCATGCCATTGTCTCTCCAATGACGTTTAGCGCTAGTGGCAAGCCACGACATGCTCGAGCAACTTTTCTTGCGATTTCGGGAATGTCAGGGTGGCTTCTTAATGTGATTTCCCCAACTTTTTTCTTGAACAAATCCCACGCATCAACTGTACCTAAACATCGGACTTCCATCGGATCATGAACCCCCATGCTTGCACATACACTTTGACAGCGAGTGGTGAATGCTATTTTGCATCCGCTTTCACTTGTTGGATTCGGGATTCCAATCTCGGTTAGTTCCACTCTCTTCCATATGTCATCTAAAAGCAACACAAATCTCTTTTTGCTTAGAAAATTGTGTATGTCAACTGCCTTCTGGTTTTCACTTTTCTGGTTCCATTCCACGCCTTTAAATCCTATTTTCTCGCCAATCTCTTTTTGTATCTTGTGTATTTGTATATCACCAGAAACCACAACCCAAATGACAATTTCAACACCATCGTCGGTGTCACAAAACCTATTATTGATCCGAGTGAGAAGAGTTGTTTTTCCTACTCCACCCATGCCATAGAGACCCATAATCTTAGTTCCATCATCCATGAGGTGGTTCCATGCCTTTTCAAGAATTGTTTCCTGACCAACAATCGTAGGCTGTAGAGGCCTTTCCTCAGCCATAGCTCTCACAGCTGCATGAGCCACCTCTTCAAAAAACCCTTTAGATTTTAAGTCTTGAACCACATTCAACATCACGAAAACCTTTTTCCCGTAGCAATAGCTCAATCTTAAGTTGTTGGAGCTAGCACCATAAAAACACAACCTTTGAAGTTCAACAGTTCTACTACTATTTAGATCATTGAATTGGGATTCAATAGTCTTGACTCTCTTAAGCCATACCTTGATTTGATGAAGTCTTTGAAGACCTCTTTCTTCTGCTGTCTGCACCTTACATAGCAGATCAGCTCGTACAGCCTTGAGATCTTCCATGGCTTCCTCCAGAGCCGTGAGATTCTTCTTGAGATTATGAATAAAGCTAAGTTTTCTGCAAAAGCATTTACAGAGATGGTTCAACAATTGATCGCATGATACTTGGACAGAGACACAACCACCCATCTTGCACTTAGCACACAAAGAAGATTCACATATGCAACGAGGAACCTTAATCTTGGACTGAAAACTAGTAAATGAGATATGAAAAGATTAgttggaaagaaaagaaataactCCCCAACTAGGAAATTTGCAGGAAAAAAATGGTTAGAATGAGTCAGAGTCTCCTTCGTTTGTATGGTAGCATCAAATTCATATGTAATATACCAAAATCCAAAGAATATGACAGTTGTAGAAACAATTACAGTAGCTATGTCACTTTCATTTCTACTATAAATAAATGAGGAAACTGCCAACGAAAACAGATCTTCATCTGTATTTTGACGCTTAATACAATCCCGTCTTTTTCAAAGGCACAACAAGTTAATTCGTAAAACCATACCAAAAATAGTCAGCGCTGTTAATTACACCTTAGCAGATTAGTTAACTTCGTCTTAACAAATTACAGGAACTGGCTCAGTcatcacaataaaaaaaaagttattcgCAAAAGAGCTTCATTCACATGAATACATAGCACATAAGGTCGATGCAGAATTCTGATAAGATAACCGTAATCTTTGAAAGGAGTACCTGAATTAGTAGCTCTGGAACACAGAAGTAATGGCTTTTCCCAACCAAGAACTGAAGCATGCACTCTCAATCGTATGGTGGCGGCTTAGGAACAGCAAGATTTACCTCCCTCTGCACAAAAACACGCATTCAAGCAGTGGCAAGATGCAATccaaaaacatttcaaattagTGAAAACAAAGTTAAATAATCTACAGATTAGGCAAGTAACTGAAAAGTGTAGCCTTTTCAAAGCAGAGGGCTTTCTCAGATTAGAGTTCCAGTAAGTTACCCTACTCACCAGAGATGGACTCAGGATTAAGGGTATGTATGGTATGGGCGGAGTAGGCAAAATCTTACTCGAAACTTGCGGATCTCAACCTTATAAAATCCAGGCATCTATTCAACAAAGTTCATTGTTGATCTGCTGGAAAGGTGAGACTTTGCCTACTTCGACCATACATACAGATGCGTAATCCCGAATCCATCTTTGATGAGAATATGAATCCCCCTTGGCGCATAACCATTGACAAGCTTGAAGATCACATAAAACTGAGACAGAGAAACAATCTCCCCTCACTGTACAAACAGGCGTGGATCTAAACCTCCTCGACCGGTTTGGTGTAAACTCCAGATCCCACCGGTATATTCTCTttggattacaaaaaaaatagaaagccCATGGCCCAAAAACCACAACTTcgtattttttaactaaagtcaaaaactcaaaaaattgatatcaagacaaaaatacaaaagtaaataacagacctttttataatttttttaaaaaattcaaaacacacTGCAAATAATTCAAACCAATAaagtttttcaaataaataaattttcagaGACTGAATTCAAgcaataatttaaaaaaaaaaaaaaacgtgaataAAAAACACACTGATAAGGTGAAACGAAGACAGAGCAACTTGAAGACCAATAGTGAAGAATAAGGAGACCAATCATTTAGGAGACTTGTTTAGATTGGATGATGCAATGAAATGGTTGGTTATTTAACCAACTTGAAGGACGGTAAGAAACGGAGCCTAGTGGCTTCGTCCTCCCATTCAACATTTTCTATCCATTCTTCCTCTCTGTAGTTTATGACAAGTTCTTCAAACCTATCGACACTTTGTGAATCCAATGCAAGCTTTGTCAAGTTCGGACACTTGTTTATGTCGATTTCCCTCAAACATGGAAAAGGCAGAGTATTCCAGTAGATGCTCTTCAGGTTAGGTAAATTCCACAGCTGTAGCTTTTCTAGTTTTCCAAAAGGAATGATACTACTTGCCTCATCATCTGTGACACTGCTCAAAGCTTTCTCCTCGCTTATTATATCCTCTAGTTGATCTGAGAAAGAAACCTCAAGATTGGTAAGGTTAGGAGCGAGTAACAGCCACGTCAAATCCTTTAAACCATTGCAGTTACTTATTAAGACAGTGAAGAGGCTAAAGAAGCATGGACTTGCTGGACTTTTGTTCAATGATGATGTTGccctctctatctctatctcctTCATTCCACAACTCAATATCCTGATGCCACTAAGACTCCCCATAGTCGGCAAAGTCAAAAGTTCCtgatagtttttaaaattgaccTCCTTAGTACATTCCACCAACCTGCGAGAGCTTAACAGTTGACGTGCAGCAAAACTTGAGCTGATTTCAATGGTTAGAACTTCTAAATGTTCTAAGAGCTCCAGCTCTTTCACCAAGTTGACATCAGGGGACAATTTGGACCTTTGCAGTCTCAATGTCCTCAAATTCCACAACTTTGATATCCCGGAAATACTCTCGAGTTCCAACGTCCATTCCAAATTCAGATGTATAAGCTTTGTCAACCCTTGAAAACCAACAGGCAGTTGCTTTATCTTTGTCCGTGACAAGTCAAGAAAACGTAAGGAGTACAACCTTAATATTTCCTCTGGCAATCTATCAAGTATTTGATTCCACGATAGATCCAAAACAACAAGCTTAGGCATATAACTGAAGAATTCCCCTGAGATATTGACCAACTGGGAGTTTCTCTGAAGGAAAAGAGTTGTAAGTTCCGGGCATTCGGGACTGCCAGATATGATTTCAATCTCATTTTCCATCAGCGACATCCTTCTCACAGAATTCCAGTTCTTGACTTTGGGTACTTCACGTAACTCAACACCGGCTTGCACAATACACTGTTCTTTATGTCTCCCAAGATCAGATGCTATCCATAGAGCCATATCCCGAACCAAACCATGCATTTTCACTTGTTCTTTATTAATTCCTTCCTCCAACAACAAACATGCACGGACAAGGATACCAATGATCTCATAACCGTGGCTTAATTCTCTTTCTCTACTTTCATTTTCATCTATGAATCCCTCACATTTCCAATAGTCTATCAACCTCTCTTTTTCCATACGATAATTTTCAGGAAACAGAGAGCAATACAGGAAACATGACTGCACCTGCTCCATGTTTAAATGATCATAGCTAGACTTTAGAATTGGAAGAATCTGGTCTTCCATGCCAGAAAATTTTGCAGCATTTGAATTCAAAGTGTCAACTGCATAATGCCATTCTTGTACCGTCGTTTTGCATGCCATGATCTCGCCAATGACAGTAAGTGCTAATGGTAGGCCATGGCATTTCTCAGCAACTTTTCTTGCGAGTTTAAGAATCTCCGGATCGCCTTTCAATGTGTTTTCTCCAACTTTCATTTTGAACAGATCCCAGGCTTCGTCGGGTTCCAGACAACTGACTTCCATTGGGTCATTAACCCCCATACGCCCACACACATCTCTAGAACGAGTGGTGAATACTACTTTACTTCCATTTTTCCTTGTAGGAAATGGTACTCCAATCTCTACTAAATCCACTTTGCTCCAAATGTCATCCAGTAACAACACAAATTTCTTGTCGCTCATCAAAGTGTGTATATTGATGGCTTTTTGGCTTCTTGATTTTTGGTTCCACTCCCCTCCACTCAGACCTAGTTCCTCAGCGATCTCATTTTGAATCTTCTCAACTTCTAGATTCCAAGAAACCCCAACCCAAATCACAATGTCAACCCCATAATTTGTGTCGTTGAACCTATTGTTAATCTGTGTGAGAAGGGTGGTTGTTCCTACTCCACCCATACCATAGAGACCCATAATCCCAGTTCCAATATCCATGAGGTGGTTCCACGCCCTGCCCAGCATTCCACCAATAATCGTAGGTGGTTGAGGCCTTACCACAAAAGTTGCTTGAGCAACCTCTTGAAAATCTCCATCAGATTTGCGAGTTTCAACATCCTGCAACATCTCAAATATCCTTCTCCCATAGCTATAGCTCAATCTTAATCTTTTTGAACAAACACCACAACAACACAACCTTTGAAGTTCAACAGTTCTTGTACTATTTAGGCCATTGAAACGATTTTCGATGCTCTCAACTCTTGTGAGCCACAGCTGGACTCTTCGAAGCCTTTGTTGACCTCGTCCCTCAGCCTCCTGCACTCTGCGCATCACATCGTCTCGAGTTGCAGTGAGATCTTCCATGGCTCTCTCTAGAGACTCCAAATTCTTCTCGAGATAACAAATGTAATTGTCTTCGCCGCAAAAGCAGCTACCGACACGGTCCAACACTTTATCGCATGATATTTGGATAGAACAACAACCACCCATCCTGCACACAAAGACAGATTCACGATGTAATCAAGGTAGCTTAATTATTCAAAGTTAATAGCAACTTGCATGGAAATTAATGAAGATAGAAACAAGAACTAATAATCACCCTCACTTGTAATATTATTTCTGATTATCTATTACATGATCTTCACCCTAAATCCGTTGTACACAAGGAACATAAACAGAGATGGAACGAAGAAGCTTTTTCTTTAAGTCATCACGGTTGGATATATTCAGTTGTTAATAATTTCTTTCGAAAACAGCTAGCATAATATTCCCATACTTAAATTAAATAAGAGAAGGGAATTATAATAGTTCCCACTTCCCACACTTGGATTTTTTGGTAATTGTTTTTTCACGTGGGAGTTCAACTGTCCAAGTCGTGCTAGTTTCATGCACAGATATAATGAATGGTTCTGTCGTTTTCATTTTGttaaacaatagaaaatatatattaaatattttaaaggttAATTTGGTGAAACTGATCAATACAAAGAGAATCAAGATGGGTAATGTTtgactttataaattaatttcataaccaaacccaaaaccaaatggttgtttatcaATTTTCTGCAgctaattatttttaaagtctACATTCTATAGTTGTAGATGCAATCAATCAACTCAGGTAAAGAACATAAGTAGAAGCAT encodes the following:
- the LOC104759184 gene encoding probable disease resistance protein At1g12290 isoform X2 is translated as MGGCVSVQVSCDQLLNHLCKCFCRKLSFIHNLKKNLTALEEAMEDLKAVRADLLCKVQTAEERGLQRLHQIKVWLKRVKTIESQFNDLNSSRTVELQRLCFYGASSNNLRLSYCYGKKVFVMLNVVQDLKSKGFFEEVAHAAVRAMAEERPLQPTIVGQETILEKAWNHLMDDGTKIMGLYGMGGVGKTTLLTRINNRFCDTDDGVEIVIWVVVSGDIQIHKIQKEIGEKIGFKGVEWNQKSENQKAVDIHNFLSKKRFVLLLDDIWKRVELTEIGIPNPTSESGCKIAFTTRCQSVCASMGVHDPMEVRCLGTVDAWDLFKEKVGEITLRSHPDIPEIARKVARACRGLPLALNVIGETMACKKTTQEWDHAVDFLTTYAANFGAVKEKILPILKYSYDNLESESVKSCFKYCSLFPEDTLIEKERLIDYWICEGFIDEYESKEGAVNKGHVILGNLVRASLLVEGEKFNNKSYVKMHDVVREMALWIASDIMNQNGNCIVRAGVGLNEIPKVKDWKVLRRMSLVNNRIKEISGSPECPKLTTLFLQDNRLLVNISGEFFRSMPKLVVLDLSWNVNLKGLPEQISELVSLRYLDLSDSSIGRLPVGLLKLKNLVHLNLESMLCLESVSGIDHLPSLKTLRLLNLRMWLTISLLEELKRLENLEVLTIEITSSSALEQLLCSHRLVRCLQKVSIKFLDEESVRILTLPSIGDLREVFIGGCGMRDIIIERNTSLTSPSFPNLSKVLIAGCNGLKDLTWLLFAPNLTHLNVWNSRQVEELISQEKAGRADDIVPFRKLEYLHLWDLPELKSIYWSPLPFPCLNRINVQNKCRKLRKLPLDSQSCIVAGEELLVIQYGDEEWKERVEWEDEATRLRFLPSCKLVLYNR
- the LOC104759184 gene encoding probable disease resistance protein At1g12290 isoform X3, which gives rise to MGGCVSVQVSCDQLLNHLCKCFCRKLSFIHNLKKNLTALEEAMEDLKAVRADLLCKVQTAEERGLQRLHQIKVWLKRVKTIESQFNDLNSSRTVELQRLCFYGASSNNLRLSYCYGKKVFVMLNVVQDLKSKGFFEEVAHAAVRAMAEERPLQPTIVGQETILEKAWNHLMDDGTKIMGLYGMGGVGKTTLLTRINNRFCDTDDGVEIVIWVVVSGDIQIHKIQKEIGEKIGFKGVEWNQKSENQKAVDIHNFLSKKRFVLLLDDIWKRVELTEIGIPNPTSESGCKIAFTTRCQSVCASMGVHDPMEVRCLGTVDAWDLFKKKVGEITLRSHPDIPEIARKVARACRGLPLALNVIGETMACKKTTQEWDHAVDFLTTYAANFDTLIEKERLIDYWICEGFIDEYESKEGAVNKGHVILGNLVRASLLVEGEKFNNKSYVKMHDVVREMALWIASDIMNQNGNCIVRAGVGLNEIPKVKDWKVLRRMSLVNNRIKEISGSPECPKLTTLFLQDNRLLVNISGEFFRSMPKLVVLDLSWNVNLKGLPEQISELVSLRYLDLSDSSIGRLPVGLLKLKNLVHLNLESMLCLESVSGIDHLPSLKTLRLLNLRMWLTISLLEELKRLENLEVLTIEITSSSALEQLLCSHRLVRCLQKVSIKFLDEESVRILTLPSIGDLREVFIGGCGMRDIIIERNTSLTSPSFPNLSKVLIAGCNGLKDLTWLLFAPNLTHLNVWNSRQVEELISQEKAGRADDIVPFRKLEYLHLWDLPELKSIYWSPLPFPCLNRINVQNKCRKLRKLPLDSQSCIVAGEELLVIQYGDEEWKERVEWEDEATRLRFLPSCKLVLYNR
- the LOC104759184 gene encoding probable disease resistance protein At1g12290 isoform X1, whose translation is MGGCVSVQVSCDQLLNHLCKCFCRKLSFIHNLKKNLTALEEAMEDLKAVRADLLCKVQTAEERGLQRLHQIKVWLKRVKTIESQFNDLNSSRTVELQRLCFYGASSNNLRLSYCYGKKVFVMLNVVQDLKSKGFFEEVAHAAVRAMAEERPLQPTIVGQETILEKAWNHLMDDGTKIMGLYGMGGVGKTTLLTRINNRFCDTDDGVEIVIWVVVSGDIQIHKIQKEIGEKIGFKGVEWNQKSENQKAVDIHNFLSKKRFVLLLDDIWKRVELTEIGIPNPTSESGCKIAFTTRCQSVCASMGVHDPMEVRCLGTVDAWDLFKKKVGEITLRSHPDIPEIARKVARACRGLPLALNVIGETMACKKTTQEWDHAVDFLTTYAANFGAVKEKILPILKYSYDNLESESVKSCFKYCSLFPEDTLIEKERLIDYWICEGFIDEYESKEGAVNKGHVILGNLVRASLLVEGEKFNNKSYVKMHDVVREMALWIASDIMNQNGNCIVRAGVGLNEIPKVKDWKVLRRMSLVNNRIKEISGSPECPKLTTLFLQDNRLLVNISGEFFRSMPKLVVLDLSWNVNLKGLPEQISELVSLRYLDLSDSSIGRLPVGLLKLKNLVHLNLESMLCLESVSGIDHLPSLKTLRLLNLRMWLTISLLEELKRLENLEVLTIEITSSSALEQLLCSHRLVRCLQKVSIKFLDEESVRILTLPSIGDLREVFIGGCGMRDIIIERNTSLTSPSFPNLSKVLIAGCNGLKDLTWLLFAPNLTHLNVWNSRQVEELISQEKAGRADDIVPFRKLEYLHLWDLPELKSIYWSPLPFPCLNRINVQNKCRKLRKLPLDSQSCIVAGEELLVIQYGDEEWKERVEWEDEATRLRFLPSCKLVLYNR
- the LOC104755497 gene encoding probable disease resistance protein At1g12280 isoform X1; its protein translation is MSSDTASDFYLYLLEGGEIYSKNRCHLTKTCCFFFKATRGDNQRSKSCEGHNFAGRMGGCCSIQISCDKVLDRVGSCFCGEDNYICYLEKNLESLERAMEDLTATRDDVMRRVQEAEGRGQQRLRRVQLWLTRVESIENRFNGLNSTRTVELQRLCCCGVCSKRLRLSYSYGRRIFEMLQDVETRKSDGDFQEVAQATFVVRPQPPTIIGGMLGRAWNHLMDIGTGIMGLYGMGGVGTTTLLTQINNRFNDTNYGVDIVIWVGVSWNLEVEKIQNEIAEELGLSGGEWNQKSRSQKAINIHTLMSDKKFVLLLDDIWSKVDLVEIGVPFPTRKNGSKVVFTTRSRDVCGRMGVNDPMEVSCLEPDEAWDLFKMKVGENTLKGDPEILKLARKVAEKCHGLPLALTVIGEIMACKTTVQEWHYAVDTLNSNAAKFSGMEDQILPILKSSYDHLNMEQVQSCFLYCSLFPENYRMEKERLIDYWKCEGFIDENESRERELSHGYEIIGILVRACLLLEEGINKEQVKMHGLVRDMALWIASDLGRHKEQCIVQAGVELREVPKVKNWNSVRRMSLMENEIEIISGSPECPELTTLFLQRNSQLVNISGEFFSYMPKLVVLDLSWNQILDRLPEEILRLYSLRFLDLSRTKIKQLPVGFQGLTKLIHLNLEWTLELESISGISKLWNLRTLRLQRSKLSPDVNLVKELELLEHLEVLTIEISSSFAARQLLSSRRLVECTKEVNFKNYQELLTLPTMGSLSGIRILSCGMKEIEIERATSSLNKSPASPCFFSLFTVLISNCNGLKDLTWLLLAPNLTNLEVSFSDQLEDIISEEKALSSVTDDEASSIIPFGKLEKLQLWNLPNLKSIYWNTLPFPCLREIDINKCPNLTKLALDSQSVDRFEELVINYREEEWIENVEWEDEATRLRFLPSFKLVK
- the LOC104755497 gene encoding probable disease resistance protein At1g12280 isoform X2, producing MGGCCSIQISCDKVLDRVGSCFCGEDNYICYLEKNLESLERAMEDLTATRDDVMRRVQEAEGRGQQRLRRVQLWLTRVESIENRFNGLNSTRTVELQRLCCCGVCSKRLRLSYSYGRRIFEMLQDVETRKSDGDFQEVAQATFVVRPQPPTIIGGMLGRAWNHLMDIGTGIMGLYGMGGVGTTTLLTQINNRFNDTNYGVDIVIWVGVSWNLEVEKIQNEIAEELGLSGGEWNQKSRSQKAINIHTLMSDKKFVLLLDDIWSKVDLVEIGVPFPTRKNGSKVVFTTRSRDVCGRMGVNDPMEVSCLEPDEAWDLFKMKVGENTLKGDPEILKLARKVAEKCHGLPLALTVIGEIMACKTTVQEWHYAVDTLNSNAAKFSGMEDQILPILKSSYDHLNMEQVQSCFLYCSLFPENYRMEKERLIDYWKCEGFIDENESRERELSHGYEIIGILVRACLLLEEGINKEQVKMHGLVRDMALWIASDLGRHKEQCIVQAGVELREVPKVKNWNSVRRMSLMENEIEIISGSPECPELTTLFLQRNSQLVNISGEFFSYMPKLVVLDLSWNQILDRLPEEILRLYSLRFLDLSRTKIKQLPVGFQGLTKLIHLNLEWTLELESISGISKLWNLRTLRLQRSKLSPDVNLVKELELLEHLEVLTIEISSSFAARQLLSSRRLVECTKEVNFKNYQELLTLPTMGSLSGIRILSCGMKEIEIERATSSLNKSPASPCFFSLFTVLISNCNGLKDLTWLLLAPNLTNLEVSFSDQLEDIISEEKALSSVTDDEASSIIPFGKLEKLQLWNLPNLKSIYWNTLPFPCLREIDINKCPNLTKLALDSQSVDRFEELVINYREEEWIENVEWEDEATRLRFLPSFKLVK